DNA from Pecten maximus chromosome 18, xPecMax1.1, whole genome shotgun sequence:
TTAAATGTAGGCCTCAATACagaaatttatcattttaaaagttatattgCCACTGTTCCGTATCTATGATCCGTAGCAGAATTAGGGTAAAAGACACCGTTTACATTTATGGAAATTCCGAGTTATGAATCATACATAACCCCCTATAATCATTAAACATGTTATATTGCTACGCAGCATATTTGTGACTCAGGTTTTCCCAGTTTCTAATTTTAGATCTCTTTTTATAAATAAAGCAAACGCAACAAATTATTCAGTATTTTTCAACAACAGTTATTTTGGGTTCATAGGCAATgcactatgtatatatacgaataaaatgtaatatttctagataaaatcaaatcataccaaaacaaaatcaatcttaagatagtgatatatatataagcgaGGATATGGAtgttttattatacaaataaattcatTTCTAAAGCGTATATGCAATTCCCACATGACTGATATTGACAACTATCGCCGaactgtttgaaaaaaaatgttgtacGTGTATTGCTTATAGAATGCTTTTGCATTGCTATGACATGTGTTATCCAATTCTCTCTTCAGACAAGTAAGGTAGCCATGACTAGAATTACTGAATGATCTTCgttgaaaaaaaataaccatGAATAATGTTAAATGAACTttttctattttacaacaatttcgaAACAAATGTTATCAATTGATATTCACCACGCCCGGATTGAAGCGCACATGGTATTAATGTGGGAGGAGACTGGATAatccaagggaaacctacatgaTTGAGCATTTAAACCTAAAAATTTCACAACCGATCGGGTAATCGAGCCcaggccgcctaggtgaaaggcaatcGTGTTAACACTGTGCTACCCGACCACCTGAGAATAACTCTCATAAGCTTTATGGAATGTTTGCTTGTTTTCTGCCCTCCATTTTCGTGACTTGTACCCCAGATTTGTATTCTGTTTGATTTGATATGAATAAAGATTTCAATACTTACCAATAGAGATTAATTATTTAACTTGCTTGGTGATAGGTATACCTATGGGTTGTGAATACTTTCTATGTCTAATCTACTTTAATATCAATTACTTTTCACACTATTGCCACTGtaccatgatttttttttgtatttcaagcAAACGACAAGAAATCTTAGATAGCTTGTAAGAAGCTGTAACTCCGACGACCATTGTCATATGAACTTTAAACGAATGTATTGATTTTGTATGATGAGCTGGATCAAATGCAGGTAAAGATGTAAACAAACGCCAGATCTGTTCAATTGGTGAAGTCAAGCATGACCTACATGTATTACAGCGTGACTCGAAGTTTCtgtatgatataaatgtttgttgaaAGTATGAGATGGATGAAATCATATGATATTAAAGTAGACTCCATTACAAAAACATACTATTTGAAAGTTATATTCCTACTGCTCCGTATTTATAATCCAAAGCGGAATCAGGGTACAGGATTTAATCGTGAATCCGCTTACATTGATAAAAATTCCTGGTAATGAATTATAAATAACCCCTTGTAatgatttaacattttatattgcTACGCGACATATTTGTGACTCCTGTTTTCCAAGTTTAAAATTTTACGTCTCGTTTTATAAGTTAAGCAACCGCCacaaattattcatttttttcagcaACAGTTATTTTGGGTTCATAGGCAATggactatgtatatatattgacctaAAATGGTTACGATGCATACGAATAAAATCTAATATTTCTAGATAAAATCAAATCATGCCAACGAAAACTTTATTTTAAGATagtaacagatatatatatataaacatgtatatcattgttagtTGTACATGCAATCAATTTGTCTGTTATCCAATTGTCTCTTCAGACAAGTAAGGTAGCCATGACTTGAAAGAATAACCATGAATAATGTTAGTGACCTTTTTCTATTTACAACAATTtcgaaacaaattatatcaattgatattgACCACGTCTGGATTGATGCGCacagggtcttactgtgggagaaGACTGGATAGTCCAAGGCAAACCTACATGGTTGAGCATGTAAACCCAACAATTTCACAACCGATCAGGAAATCAAGCCcaggccgcctaggtgaaaggcaatcGTGTTAACACTGTGCTACCCGACCAGCCGAGAAAAACCTCTCATTAGCTTTATGGAATGTTTGCATGTTTTCTACCTTCCATTTTCGTAATTTGTAACCcagatttgtattttgtttgatttgatataaataaagaCTTTAATACTAACTAATACAGATTAATTATTTAACTTGCTGGGTGATAGGTATACCTATGGGTTGTGAATACTTTATATGTCTAATCGTCTTTATTATCAATTACTTGCTACTGTacaatgattgtttttatttcaagcAGACGACAAGAACTCTTAGATAGCTTGCAAGAAGCTTTAAAGGAGTGTATTGATTTTGTAAGATGAGCTGGATCAGATGCAGGTAAAGATGTAAACAAACGCCAGATCTGTTCAAATGGTGAAGACAAGCATAGCCTATCACATCGTGACTCAATTGTTCTGTGTGATATTAATGTTTGTTTAAAGTATGAGATGGATGAAATCATATGTTATCAAAGTATACTCCATTACAGAAACATACTATTTTAAAGTTATATTCCTACTGCTCCGTATTTATAATCCGAAGCGGAATCAGGGTACAGGATTTCATCGTGTATCCGTTTACATTGATCAAAATTCCAGGTAATGAATTATAAATAACCCCCTgtaattatttaacattttttattgcTACTACGCAACATATTTATGACTCTGGTTTTCCAAGTTGCTCAAGATCCATTGagattttaaaaacaaaaactgataaAGGGTATCTATTGGAATTtcacctgtttttttttttttttcttacattattatttaatgTATTCCAGaacaattttggattatttttagAAATCTGCCTTTTTTTTCGCGCACCTTTCtttatattttctgaaattgaTACGGAGTCTTCTCCTGTATCTGCCCCCTTTTCAGTCATCAGTGATTTGGTATACGTTGACTTTACACGATTATATGAATTTTTAGCTCTATCTAATTCATTACGTGCCGTTTTACATTCTTTATTAAACCATAACTCATCTACATTTTATGATCGTTTTTATAAAGCGATATTTTTTAACTCCAAAGATGTCTTTCGCTGTAGTCGTTGACACGGAGTAAATGTCATTTACTACATCGTTGATTTGGTCACTAGTAATCGAATCATTTCCCACTAATCTATCCAGAGTGCTATTGATAATATCTCGGATGCTGTCCTTATCAAACCGAGAAAGTATATGCCTTAGATTGGTCccatttcatatattttcagTATTATCATCTTCACGTTTACCTTATAAAAGGgtttatatcaaatgtattttgACATTGTAAGCGACAAGAGAATTTTATAGTTTTTCGAACGTTCgaacataaaaaatcaaaatcacatATTTCGAAGTAAGGCACTAATTCAAATGATTATAGAGACAACAAAAGGTAGCCTACAACActattatttttacatgtagTACATCAATAAATTTGTCCCGAAAAATACGACCGTTCCCAATAAATAAGGAACATCTTTTACATAGTTCAAGCAATTTATTCCCGTACCTGTTTTGGCGCGCATTGTTCTCACTATAGCTGGTGATAGTAACATTTTGTCAATAAATGTCTTgagaaaattgaattttttgttAAAACGTGATGCTCTTTTGAGGATATATCGaacatttattttacctgttttaGAATATTCCTGTGAAGTCTGGGACgaatgttcaaattcagaatCTGATAAGTTAGAGAAAGCGCAACGTGAAGCTGCAAGAATTATAACTGGCCTTCCATCTTATGCCACTACaaattctttatattttgaaatgggGTTAGAAACTTTAACTtccagaagaaaaagaaaaaaaaaaactgcagctcttttataaaatgcataatCATCAAATACCTGAATAGCTTTCGTCCTTACTCCCCTCTACAGTACAAGATCATGTTGGCTATTCACTAAGAAATATGGGAAAGTATAGAATCCCTTTTTACAGGTTATCATCAACAAATTCTTCTTTTTTACCTTCTACACTTCGTTGTTGGAATAACCTTGATAAATCTGTAAAGTCATCAATATCGCTAAATGTATTCAAAAAAATCTTAAAACCCGTTGTGATTTTTTCTCCTTCATATTTTGGCATGGGGGATcgtaaattaaatattatacatacgAAGCTGAGATATCAATGTAGTTCTCTTAACTACGACCTATTCCGAGCTAACCTTGTGGAAACTCCTAGCTGTTTATGTGGATATATATGTGAAAATGCGCATcactttttctttcaatgtaGCCTTTATACTGTAGAGAGAAACGTCCTTATGCAACACCTGAAcaatatgaatttaaaaataCCTTGTgatttagatttatttttattcggTAACGAAGATTTATCGTTTGAATGTAATTCAGAAATATTCTTGCATGTCCATACTTTCATCAAAACTAGCAATAgattcaaataataaaaatactGATTTATTCTCTTCTCTTCTTTTCTTCCCTTTCTCCTCACCCTTCTGTTTCTCCTCATCCCTTTCTCTCTACCTCTTCAACCCTATCTCTCCCATTTTCTCTTTTTCTccctccaaaaaaaaaaaaggatttaataatgtaaattaatgtttaatataccAATTGCATATTCTtctttattttgtacattattaaGGAAAGGGTGATgacataagttgtaataacgtGTACCTAATCCGTTTGTAAactttttgcaataaaatatgtttaaactaaactaaactacaacaaattaaaatattgttttttttccctttaatacaTCATAAGCTATTTCCAACCATTGTACAAATTCGGATTCAGATTTGTAAAATTTCAGAATTTTCGATAAGCTTTTCTTATAGATTACTATCATCCCACCGGTCGACGTTTGAtctttcttttctattttttcttaCGTGATATTGTGGTATTTCAAATTCATTATCTGCTTTGGTTTATACACATATGCatatatcatacagtgtatCTGTTGATTAAAGTAACAAAATCCGGGTTCAAAAGTTTATTCTGGAGTCCAcacgttaaaaaaaaacccacatccAGCTTATGTGTAAGTTCTGTTTCCGAGTACCTGTCCTGGTGTCGTGCAGGGACATATTGTCGCTCATGCGTATCACGGTCGTGTGCACACGTGTCAGGCGAGCTCAGGTGTATGTTGATGTTGTTTGGAGGTCACTGGTTGTTGTATGGAATCACTTACGGGACATAATTGATATACAACTGTCCTACCCGACCAACCGCAAATAACGCTTTATCAAATGCTTGTCTGTAGTCTGACCTTCAAATTCCTTGCTTGCATTTTGTAGGAATTTATATGAATTAAGACTTCAACACTAACAAATAAAAAGTATTCATTTGGTGAAAAGTATATCTATGGATTGTGAATACTTTCTATCTTGCATCTACTTCAATATCAGTTACTTGTAAACGGTGAAGTAGATAACTGGTCCAGGACAGCCAAACACATCTCAGGCACAAATGGTTCTATTCATATGCAATAAGGTTTAATAGGGTAAACCTTTATCAGATAAACAAGTCTCACAGCTTCAGGTATAGAAATAGGCATAACATATACATAAGCTATGAAGTCATCACGAAATGCTTCGTCTGGGATATTATTATAAACTCATGGCGTAAAACTGATTTCACgcttgtatataaatattagcttttattatatttttttgccagtgaaatatagaaatttatcaaacaaataaaacttatatttttactgcAGCAAtaagcagtgaaaatataagttttgcagtggAAACAAGTTTGTATTCATCTAAgtgaaacttgccgatttttccaatgGAAGCGAAGAGAGAAAAAAtggttattttgctgtttttctgAAAAATTCAGACTAGGTATTGCCAAAACATTCACTTGATGTTAGCTATGCATGCACTTATTCTTCGATAAAAGCAGAAAatgcttaaattgcgttgatcagttcTTTCAAAAATTGCGCCGTCAAGTTAACGTgaagtaacgtcacaaagataTGACAACATTAATTATATTACTCATTCCCACACTTTTTGACACTTTTATTTTACTTCGGTTTTCAATTTTATAAAaagcaataaaaagaaaatcgaATGATTTcctttttaatataacatatatttcactcgtgtgacagaatatttcgatatttttcacacgcactcgtgaaaataccGATATTCTGCTATACTcgtaaaatatgtaatattaaacggggaaccattcaatatcctccatttattatataatgcGTTTTAATGCGACGTGCTTTGTTTCGTATAATTCAAGCGATTACTACATTGAGGCTAGAGGCAATGTACTGTTTTTGTTCCCTCTTCAAAAATCTAATTGATGATTATAATTGGAGAGCTTTGTTGATTATATAATAGACTTATATAGAAAAATAAACATCTTTTCACTATATGAACAAATCTAAACGTTATATCATAATGTATCACACTATAAACGTtctttctggattttttttcgaaaatcaTGAGGATCTAATGACAAACACTAACTATTGTATAAAACATTACGTTTCAAGTTTGTGGCGTTGTGCATCCCCTATTTTTTGGTTTGTGAGCAAATAGCTGACATTTTAATAAATGCTCAATTATTGACAACCGACGTGTTTGttgttatattgtaaaaaaagaagaagaaaaagaaaaaaaaagacaccaaacaaaaaaaaacaaaacaaaatcccCACATAGCAGAGTATTTGTGTGTTTAATGCACTtgttacaacatacaaaatacgATGGTATAATTACGAAAAATCGATAACATTTCTAGTTAAAATTAAATCataacacatacaaacacacacaaacagaACTAATAAGTCATTCAGAATATATATTTCGGCCCAAATCCGgctttaaagaaaataaaactcCACTCTGTATAAAAATCATCACGCTAGAATTCCAAATAATccaatatatttcatatatttttatttctgacACTAAAAACTGAATTTCGATTGTAATAAGATGTTTTACTCACGTGGATGTATGCTAGATGTGGTCTGTAAATTCttgaattattattattattgtagcATGTCACGTGAAGCGCGTTGCAGTAACATCTCAAATGATATAGTAAGCTATATGCATGTTGTGTATTATTTTAATCGGAAAAAGATAACTGTTATGCTATGCACGCAATTCAGTGCCTGAGTGCACAATTATTGTCGGCCACTTCTGGATGTGTGTTGGTCATAATGGTTATTGCGGTGTTCCGGTGAGCGGTGTTGTTAACCGTCTCTTCGAACATGTAGTGTGTAATTCTTGTCTtctgtttaaaatatttaaataatccTGTATTGTACAGGAATGACGTTTTAAATACtgaatttatttgtaaatcCGAAAATAGATAAAACTAAACGTGATTTACGAATTTTGAACAATGTTTTTACTAGTAATTTGTTAGTTGTcatgataaatattttaaaatatatgtctATAATTACTAATTACTATCCGTTCTCTAACCAATAGGCTTGGTTTGCCTGGTTGATCTGTTTTATAATCACTGTGTttaatagaaaaatatatatcatcttgCATTTTTTAATACTTTGCCAGTGTAGTACGGATTTTCTGTTCAAATAAGGTTGTTGTTCTTGTTTTCCATAATCAGGAGTTGATTATCAAATAAGATAAACTTTAAGACTCCAAAAatgttctttaaaataaaataaaaaacaaaaacaaaaacaaaaaaacaaaacaaagaaaaaaccccaaaaaatcatattttatttaaccACATGAAAACCATTTTAGATAAACACATCCATTGAAACCAGCGATAGTGTAATATGGTTTTAGAACATGTCTTTTTAGTAGACTTTCTGACTGAATACAATAGCTATTTAAGCATCCCTTGCTTTTCTATTTACATCATAGTAAATATGAAATGAATGTATACCGGCTCCATCACTTGTTacgtttacattatcaatatatttgttgtttttactCAAAAGGAGACAATTAGGATATCACACAAAAtcctttgttttcttttttaacgATAGTTGTTTCTCCCTTTATATTGTGGTGAATAAAGAACTCATTCATTCCACTACCACTTGTAATTTCCAGCGAGTTTCCTTTGATATCATAAATAGTCACTTTGGCATTTTTCCAAATTAATTCTCTCTCTTTTGGTAGGTAGTCGATTGCTTCCTGTAGTAATCTGCGCATGCTCCCCTTTTCTTCATTGTCCTCCGAGCCTTCATTACCGCAATGTTTGATTATAAGCCGTCCTAGCTGTCTTTTATTGAATTCATTAATCGTTTCTCTGTGATcctgaaatatatgtatacacaagcGTTACAATACGAGGAAGTGTTTTCATATAGCAAAGTTCCTTTCTAAGCAAATCAATGGGTTTTATATACTGTCAGAAGTAAAACacaaatactaaatatatacatacatatgaacATGCTGACATAagcaaataatttaaataaattctgAAATTAATCCGTACAATGAAAAGTTACAAATCATTAATGTACTTACGTTAAATATACATTCCTGCTCTACGTCGTTATTCCTATGTGAAATTGGAGCAATTAAACTTTCCCTGGGAGGTGCTTCCAAACTCTTGTGATCCATCCTGGTTAGCTCAACAACACTATAGACGTTCAATGTACAGAGCTATTAAGACGTAGATGTTAAAATATTCCGGTTTCCCCAGTGACTAAATCCATgttttgtttctataaatacatCCAGGAAATCCTTATGTAGTCTATAAATAACTtcacgtacatatatattttatatcttaaaAGGCATTGCTTTCCTTTCCGCAAAACTCTCAAAGTCTGGGTCGAAAGGAACGTGTTTGTTGACACCtgttgaaattatttaaagGTACGTAACAATTTGTTATAgtttaaaacttaaaatatattacttaattgtgCATATTTGAAGATAGGAATTTACGAAAAAAGACGTATACAGTTTAAGACaatcaatatttgtatttttgttcaaAAGTGTTGCACATAGTTGACTAAAATGTTTCACTAGGAATACAATGCAATGGTATTCAATGAATTATCATTAGCTCATAAGTCAAAGGAGTGTTTTTGATTGGGGATACAATTTTTGGTAGAAACTCACATTCGCAGTTCCACTACCCTGGACGTAAACGCTGAGAACAAGATATCATTGTCATAACTGCAGGGTACTTGACTAGGACGCTTTTTAGCTTAGATTAGTGTTGACTTATTaagcattttaaaatcaattcctGTGTCCAACATTTGACAACCGTATTTCAGCTAAGATACTTTACATACCTTACAGCCAGGCCCTCTACTGATATCTTCTCGTCACAGTTGTGTACAACGTTAACGATCGACGCAAAGTATGTACGATGACTATCGCTGCTGATATAAATTTCgaaattattataaatgatCTTAAAACATTCGAAACGGTTTCGGTAAACAGATTATTCATACTATTAACTAGCTAGCCACGGCGGCTTGATCTGGTGCATGACCTTATTGATTATCACTCGCCATCGAGGCTTGCAGTATCGGTTGTCATAAAGATAATATATAGTCAATGTCCCACTGAATAATTCTAAGCATTGTCAACGTAAGGACATACGAcaaaatgatgtattttatgCTATGTTGTTTAGATGAACATAActtataataaacatttatttcgTTGATAATTCCTTCATCCACAGTAGGCTATACAGATACGGAGCGAGCGATGCTGGTGGAAGGATTATAGAATAGATTTAAACATAATACTCAAATATAACAAACTATTCAAATTCATtctattttacattttttagtAATCATGGGGAATCGGATGTCAACTCCCAGCTATGGTAGCAACCCTTCTCGTGCAAGTACAGGTATGTAACTAACAAAAACACCTACCTGTTGTAAGCAAGAAACGTATTGTAAATGGTATCCATAAATCACCCTTCTTTGTTCGCGAATACCCGGGGAAGATCAGCCCCGCGCCTACAGGTGTACAATATATCACGACGTTGAGTGTGTGTACgtcaaaaaaatcatttattggaaatatatatttatatgtttacgCAGATAATAATAAGATTCATCTTTCATTCTGTACGCATTACATTTGAAGTACAATTTTTTAAGAAAGATTGTGACTTACATATACGTCCTTGATTCGACTCATTCCGTATTTTTACTACTCCACAATATTGATCGTCCGATCTTACGAAACATTTAAAGCAGACGACAAAATATCCTAAAGAGGATTGTTAAATTGTGTATGACGAGGTGTATCAGATACAGGTAGATATGGAAACAAAGTCAGATCTGTTGAGTTGGTGAAGTGAGGCGTGGCCCATTAAAGCATGACTCAGTGGTTCtttcttatatacatatttgttaaaattcagaaatgaaatgaaatacgTCTAAAGTATGTTACACTACAGAAACACGCATTAAAGGTAAATCTTCTTATCCTTAATTTCAAGCTGAAATAAGGAACAAGATATCCTTAGCATGGATCTGCCAACATTGATGGAAATCCCAAGTAATGATTCATCAATAATCCGAGTTAATTATAGAACGTTTTTTATTGCTACGAAACACATTTGTGACGCAGGTTTTCCCAGTATCTAATCAAAGGGCTCGCTTTAAAAATAGATCAAATGCAACAAATCATTTCCCGCATAATCTCCGCAATAGCTATTTTTGGTTCATACGCAATAGATTAAATAATACGAATGGATTGTGACAGTTTTAGTGAATTTCAAAtcatataacaaaaacataagaaaaacaaacaagaaaacacACAAATAAGCGGATGAATGATTACAAGTTTAGTTTTCCCCCCAATTGGACCTCAAACCTTAACATTATACCCCATATAGACACTTTATAGAtacatatttttcttatttctttttcaGAAAACAAGTATTTATCAAAGGCAGTCCCAAGCTATGAAAATTATTCTTTCCCTGCAATTAAAGGTATGCACATAACGAATGGAAAATCatgttttgaagaaaatgttAGTATGAATCTTTAATATGGTCAATaagaaaatcaatatatttgttttcatttgatacAGAAAACTGGATTCCTTTCCCAAGTTCCGAAACTGCTCTGAGGCATGGCTCACCTGTCCAGGTAAATTCTCTGTTCTATAATGATGTCGTACATTGGTTTTTAGGAAGTTCACTTAGAACAAACACTTTTCAGTATCGAAGACGATATTCTAAATTCCAATTAATCTCATAGACTTGAAAAGACATACATTGAAAACACTTTGCAGATTACAACAACAACCTGGAGAAATGTGTCATAGTGACATGCAAAGCATATAATGAAAATCaatagttaatatatatacatatagatatgaCTCACGTGGTGACCTATTTAAGTGGAAATCGATTTAGTCGATTATTTTCTTTCATCATAATAGATATCAAACGCTTTGATACTGGTATTTTTCAGGCGTTAATTTTAGAAATTGACATGATCTTAGatgatttgaaaaatatgacaagCTTTCAGGTTTTTTTCCTGAAGTCACGCAAACATACAGCGTGATTTGGTCGTGGCATCCGATCATATGAATGTTGTAGACTATTCCAGTTAAATTAACTAAAACCTTTTAAAGTCAGGATTAGCTTTGATTAGGGCTGACGTTCTGACAGTATCAAGCGGGAAAACAATTT
Protein-coding regions in this window:
- the LOC117316428 gene encoding uncharacterized protein LOC117316428, with amino-acid sequence MDHKSLEAPPRESLIAPISHRNNDVEQECIFNDHRETINEFNKRQLGRLIIKHCGNEGSEDNEEKGSMRRLLQEAIDYLPKERELIWKNAKVTIYDIKGNSLEITSGSGMNEFFIHHNIKGETTIVKKENKGFCVIS